Proteins from a genomic interval of Streptomyces sp. NBC_00820:
- a CDS encoding M4 family metallopeptidase, whose protein sequence is MLSSSSRRRTSHTTHRRTATVALAGVAALIAAAVQSGAASAAPAAPHAGKINPAHVALKLTASQRAELIRDADAAKAATARSIGLGAKEQLAVKDVVKDADGTLHTRYERTYAGLPVLGGDLVVDTAKSGTTQKVVKANNATLKVADLTPAVAKSAVEKQAVAAAKTLGGTKSAADTVRKVIWAGSGKPVLAYETVVGGLQDDGTPNQLHVITDAATGKKLFEYQGIKTGIGNTEYSGQVTLTTTQSGSNFTLTDGARGGHKTYNLNHGTSGTGTLFSQTNDTWGNGTTSNAATAGADAHYGAQETWDFYKNTFGRSGIKNNGVGAYSRVHYGNSYVNAFWDDSCFCMTYGDGSGNADPLTSLDVAGHEMSHGVTSNTAGLNYSGESGGLNEATSDIFGTGVEFYAANSSDVGDYLIGEKIDINGNGTPLRYMDKPSKDGGSADYWSSSVGGLDVHYSSGVANHFFYLLSEGSGAKVINGVSYNSPTKDGLPVTGIGRDKALQIWYRALTTKFTSTTNYAAARTGTLAATGELYGTTSAEYKAVQDAWAAVGVGTRSGGSTGTSYSSTTPVSIPDNGPAVTSSITVSGRTGNAPANLLVTPNISHTWRGDLVVDLVGPSGASYRLKNSSSGDSADDVTDTYTVNAASEPANGTWKLKVQDVASQDVGTINGWTLTFP, encoded by the coding sequence GTGTTGAGCAGCAGTTCTCGCAGACGCACCTCCCACACCACGCACCGCCGCACCGCCACCGTCGCCCTGGCCGGTGTCGCCGCGCTGATCGCCGCCGCCGTGCAGTCCGGCGCCGCGAGCGCCGCCCCGGCCGCGCCGCACGCCGGCAAGATCAACCCGGCCCACGTGGCCCTCAAGCTCACCGCCTCGCAGCGCGCGGAGCTGATACGCGACGCCGATGCCGCCAAGGCCGCCACGGCGCGGTCGATCGGCCTCGGCGCCAAGGAGCAGCTGGCCGTCAAGGACGTCGTCAAGGACGCCGACGGCACCCTGCACACCCGCTACGAGCGCACCTACGCGGGCCTGCCGGTCCTCGGCGGCGACCTCGTCGTCGACACCGCCAAGTCGGGCACGACCCAGAAGGTCGTCAAGGCCAACAACGCCACCCTGAAGGTCGCCGACCTGACCCCGGCCGTGGCGAAGAGCGCGGTCGAGAAGCAGGCCGTGGCGGCGGCGAAGACCCTTGGCGGCACCAAGTCCGCCGCGGACACCGTGCGCAAGGTGATCTGGGCCGGCTCCGGCAAGCCCGTCCTCGCCTACGAGACGGTCGTCGGCGGTCTCCAGGACGACGGCACCCCGAACCAGCTGCACGTCATCACCGACGCCGCCACCGGCAAGAAGCTCTTCGAGTACCAGGGCATCAAGACCGGCATCGGCAACACCGAGTACAGCGGCCAGGTGACGCTGACGACGACCCAGTCGGGGTCGAACTTCACGCTCACCGACGGCGCGCGCGGCGGCCACAAGACGTACAACCTGAACCACGGCACCTCGGGCACCGGCACGCTGTTCTCCCAGACCAACGACACCTGGGGCAACGGCACCACGTCCAACGCGGCCACCGCGGGCGCGGACGCCCACTACGGCGCCCAGGAGACGTGGGACTTCTACAAGAACACGTTCGGCCGCAGCGGCATCAAGAACAACGGAGTGGGTGCCTACTCCCGCGTGCACTACGGCAACTCGTACGTGAACGCGTTCTGGGACGACAGCTGCTTCTGCATGACGTACGGCGACGGCTCCGGCAACGCCGACCCGCTGACCTCGCTCGACGTGGCCGGCCACGAGATGAGCCACGGTGTCACCTCCAACACCGCGGGCCTCAACTACAGCGGTGAGTCCGGCGGCCTGAACGAGGCGACTTCGGACATCTTCGGCACCGGTGTGGAGTTCTACGCCGCGAACTCCTCCGACGTCGGTGACTACCTCATCGGCGAGAAGATCGACATCAACGGCAACGGCACGCCGCTGCGTTACATGGACAAGCCCAGCAAGGACGGCGGCTCCGCCGACTACTGGTCCTCCAGCGTCGGCGGCCTGGACGTGCACTACTCCTCGGGCGTCGCCAACCACTTCTTCTACCTGCTGAGCGAGGGCAGCGGCGCCAAGGTCATCAACGGCGTCAGCTACAACTCGCCCACGAAGGACGGTCTTCCGGTCACCGGCATCGGCCGGGACAAGGCGCTGCAGATCTGGTACCGGGCGCTGACCACCAAGTTCACGTCCACCACCAACTACGCGGCAGCCCGCACCGGCACGCTCGCGGCGACCGGTGAGCTGTACGGCACCACGAGCGCCGAGTACAAGGCGGTGCAGGACGCCTGGGCGGCCGTCGGGGTCGGCACCCGCTCGGGCGGCAGCACCGGGACGTCGTACTCGAGCACCACCCCGGTCTCGATCCCGGACAACGGGCCCGCGGTCACCTCGTCGATCACGGTCTCCGGCAGGACCGGGAACGCGCCGGCCAACCTTCTGGTGACGCCGAATATCAGCCACACGTGGCGTGGCGACCTGGTGGTCGATCTGGTCGGCCCGTCGGGCGCCTCGTACCGCCTGAAGAACTCCAGCTCCGGTGACTCGGCGGACGACGTCACCGACACCTACACGGTGAACGCCGCGTCCGAACCGGCCAACGGGACCTGGAAGTTGAAGGTTCAGGACGTGGCCTCGCAGGACGTCGGCACGATCAACGGCTGGACCCTCACCTTCCCGTAG
- a CDS encoding DUF4232 domain-containing protein: MRTTTWKTAVTAATTLLVGALGGGPAQASLPTAAASPDAGVAPSSCRPANHIAEIAADAPSSGHRHYRVTLTAAPGYEPCELAGSPTDVRFSRHGLPDGVTAGRYGSQSTVVTFGPGHPVHFDIQVPSGAGGVLADEAAFTLRTPDGGVIPGESTAYGQFTVDAGTLIGPVGPGA, translated from the coding sequence GTGCGTACGACGACTTGGAAGACCGCCGTCACCGCCGCCACCACCTTGCTGGTGGGTGCGCTGGGCGGGGGACCGGCGCAGGCGTCCTTGCCGACCGCCGCGGCATCACCGGACGCGGGCGTGGCGCCCTCGTCGTGCCGGCCGGCGAACCACATCGCCGAGATCGCCGCGGACGCCCCGAGTTCAGGGCATCGCCACTACCGCGTCACCCTGACCGCGGCGCCCGGGTACGAACCGTGCGAGCTGGCGGGGTCGCCGACCGACGTGCGGTTCTCCCGCCACGGTCTCCCGGACGGCGTCACGGCCGGCCGGTACGGCTCGCAGAGCACGGTGGTGACCTTCGGCCCGGGCCACCCGGTCCACTTCGACATCCAGGTCCCCAGCGGCGCCGGGGGTGTTCTCGCCGACGAGGCGGCCTTCACGCTCAGGACCCCGGACGGCGGGGTGATCCCCGGCGAGTCCACCGCCTACGGCCAGTTCACCGTCGACGCCGGCACCCTCATCGGCCCGGTCGGACCAGGGGCCTGA
- a CDS encoding ABC transporter ATP-binding protein, producing the protein MIDAYEDPGTPDCRGGRRYLWWLVTRQPGRAAAGAVLSCTWMTLLAATPYLMARAVDEGLEPGDTGALAGWTAALFAVGSLNAWLSIMRHRTMTRVRLDANFRTVKVVVRQAVRLGATLPGQTGAGEVVTIGVGDVQTIAAAMTVVGPGIGALMSYVVVAGLLLSVSVRLAVVVLVGVPLIGVLVGPLMGRLRGAETEYRERQGVLTARIGDLAGGLRVLGGLGGKGLVADSFRRDSRRLREQGYRVGAVTSWIQALGAGLPTLFLAVVTWLGARMAARGEITVGELVSVYGYVAVLAGWPVAMLIDGAYYLSRGVVAAERVVRLLRLEPAPDAGTADPPAEPSVLHDPESGVRVPPGGLTALAAARPADAAAVVDRLGRYAPSDVTWGDVRLDDIPLPRVRERILVADHEADLFAGPLRELVGGCREPDEAEVARAVHAAAADDIVRGLPDGLDAQVDAQGRNLSGGQRQRVRLVRALLAAPEVLLAVEPTSALDAHTEAVVADRLRASRAGRTTVVTSASPLVLDRADTVHYLVDGKVAATGSHRELLAGEPGYRALVTREADAETDTDAGAGADPGADAGADTDTDADTHTGADAVADTEGAR; encoded by the coding sequence ATGATCGACGCGTACGAGGATCCCGGCACACCCGACTGCCGCGGCGGCCGGCGATACCTGTGGTGGCTGGTGACCCGGCAGCCGGGCCGGGCCGCGGCCGGAGCGGTGCTGAGCTGTACGTGGATGACGCTGCTGGCGGCGACGCCGTACCTGATGGCGAGGGCGGTCGACGAGGGCCTGGAGCCGGGCGACACGGGGGCGCTGGCCGGGTGGACGGCCGCGCTGTTCGCGGTCGGGTCCCTCAACGCCTGGCTGAGCATCATGCGGCACCGCACGATGACCCGGGTACGGCTGGACGCCAACTTCCGCACGGTGAAGGTCGTCGTGCGCCAGGCGGTGCGGCTGGGGGCCACGCTGCCCGGGCAGACGGGGGCCGGTGAGGTGGTCACGATCGGCGTCGGCGACGTGCAGACGATCGCCGCCGCCATGACGGTGGTCGGACCCGGCATCGGCGCGCTCATGTCCTACGTCGTCGTCGCGGGGCTGCTGCTGTCGGTCTCCGTGCGGCTGGCCGTGGTGGTGCTCGTCGGGGTGCCGCTGATCGGCGTGCTCGTCGGGCCGCTGATGGGGCGGCTGCGCGGGGCGGAGACCGAGTACCGCGAACGGCAGGGGGTGCTGACCGCGCGGATCGGTGACCTCGCGGGCGGTCTGCGCGTACTGGGCGGCCTGGGCGGCAAGGGGCTCGTCGCCGACTCCTTCCGCCGGGACTCGCGGCGGCTGCGCGAACAGGGGTACCGCGTGGGCGCCGTGACCAGCTGGATCCAGGCGCTGGGGGCGGGCCTGCCGACCCTGTTCCTGGCCGTGGTGACCTGGCTGGGGGCGCGGATGGCGGCCCGCGGGGAGATCACCGTGGGCGAGCTGGTGTCGGTGTACGGATATGTCGCCGTGCTGGCCGGGTGGCCGGTGGCCATGCTGATCGACGGCGCCTACTACCTCAGCCGCGGCGTGGTGGCGGCGGAGCGCGTCGTACGGCTGCTGCGGCTCGAACCCGCGCCGGATGCCGGCACCGCCGACCCGCCGGCCGAACCGTCCGTGCTGCACGATCCCGAGTCGGGCGTGCGGGTGCCGCCCGGCGGGCTGACCGCGCTGGCCGCGGCGCGGCCGGCGGACGCGGCCGCCGTGGTGGACCGCCTCGGCCGGTACGCGCCCTCGGACGTCACCTGGGGCGACGTCCGCCTGGACGACATCCCCCTGCCGCGGGTGCGCGAGCGCATCCTGGTCGCCGACCACGAGGCCGACCTGTTCGCGGGGCCGCTGCGCGAGCTGGTCGGTGGGTGCCGGGAGCCGGACGAGGCGGAGGTGGCGCGTGCCGTGCACGCGGCGGCGGCCGACGACATCGTGCGGGGGCTGCCCGACGGGCTCGACGCGCAGGTCGACGCCCAGGGCCGCAACCTCTCGGGTGGCCAACGGCAACGGGTACGGCTCGTACGGGCGCTGCTGGCCGCGCCGGAGGTACTGCTGGCCGTCGAACCGACCTCCGCGCTCGACGCCCACACCGAGGCCGTGGTGGCCGACCGGCTGCGCGCGTCACGCGCGGGGCGTACGACCGTGGTGACGAGTGCCTCCCCGCTCGTCCTCGACCGCGCGGACACCGTGCACTACCTGGTCGACGGCAAGGTCGCGGCGACCGGGAGCCACCGCGAACTGCTCGCCGGGGAACCGGGATACCGGGCACTGGTGACCAGGGAGGCCGACGCGGAGACGGACACGGACGCCGGCGCGGGCGCAGACCCAGGTGCAGACGCAGGCGCAGACACAGACACAGACGCCGATACGCACACCGGCGCGGACGCGGTCGCTGACACGGAGGGAGCGAGGTGA
- a CDS encoding ABC transporter ATP-binding protein, giving the protein MTDGKLPIAGPADVRRAALRLVRADGRVFAAVLALNAAAAVAGLAGPWLVGRIVDAVRSGDGVAAVDRLAPVILLCSAAQLLVARWARYVGHRFGERTLARVREEFVDRALALPASVVERAGTGDLTARGTADVTTVGTTLRDAGPEILVQGVQALFLLGAVFLIDPLLGAVGTTGLVPVAIVVRWYLRRARAAYLAEGAATSDVAETLAATAAGARTVEAFRLAGRRVTAGGAALETSRRTRLHTLYLRTVFFPAVEVSYLLPVAGVLLIGGVLHAHGTVSLGAVVAAGLYLRQFSEPLDAVLVRVEQLQSSGASFARVEGLARAPRVAPAAGEVVPDGDRIDATGVRYAYGRGREVLRGVDLTVRPGERIAVVGPSGAGKTTLSRLIAGIDSPSAGTVTVGGVPVAGLTPERLRRQVVLVTQEHHVFLGTVRDNLLIAEPGATDEELWQALATVDADGWVRDLPDGLGTRLGAGGLPRGPGSSGPKGACLTDGSQTQQLALARVVLADPHTLILDEATALLDPTTARHTERALAAVLEGRTVIAIAHRLHTAHDADRVAVMEDGLVTELGSHEDLVAAGGAYAALWRTWHGDGTPN; this is encoded by the coding sequence GTGACCGACGGGAAGCTGCCCATCGCCGGGCCGGCCGACGTACGGCGGGCTGCGCTGCGGCTGGTGCGCGCCGACGGGCGGGTCTTCGCGGCCGTCCTGGCGCTGAACGCGGCGGCGGCCGTGGCGGGTCTCGCCGGCCCGTGGCTGGTCGGGCGGATCGTGGACGCGGTGCGGTCCGGGGACGGTGTCGCGGCGGTGGACCGGCTGGCGCCGGTCATCCTGCTGTGTTCGGCGGCACAGCTGCTGGTGGCGCGCTGGGCGCGGTACGTGGGGCACCGGTTCGGGGAGCGGACGCTGGCCCGGGTGCGGGAGGAGTTCGTCGACCGTGCGCTGGCGCTGCCCGCGTCGGTGGTGGAGCGGGCCGGCACCGGCGACCTGACCGCCCGGGGCACGGCCGATGTGACGACCGTCGGCACCACGCTGCGCGACGCGGGCCCCGAGATACTCGTTCAGGGGGTGCAGGCGCTGTTCCTGCTCGGCGCGGTGTTCCTCATCGACCCGCTGCTGGGTGCCGTCGGGACGACCGGCCTGGTGCCGGTCGCGATCGTGGTGCGCTGGTATCTGCGGCGGGCGCGGGCGGCCTACCTCGCCGAGGGCGCGGCCACCTCGGACGTCGCCGAGACCCTCGCGGCGACGGCGGCCGGTGCGCGGACGGTCGAGGCGTTCCGGCTGGCCGGCCGGCGCGTCACCGCCGGCGGTGCGGCGCTGGAGACGTCGCGGCGCACCCGCCTGCACACGCTGTACCTGCGGACCGTGTTCTTCCCGGCGGTCGAGGTGTCGTATCTCCTGCCCGTGGCCGGCGTGCTGCTGATCGGCGGGGTGCTGCACGCGCACGGCACGGTGAGCCTGGGCGCGGTGGTGGCGGCGGGGCTGTATCTGCGGCAGTTCAGCGAGCCGCTGGACGCGGTGCTGGTACGGGTCGAGCAACTGCAGTCCAGCGGGGCCTCCTTCGCCCGGGTGGAGGGTCTGGCCCGTGCCCCGCGGGTGGCGCCGGCCGCCGGGGAGGTGGTTCCGGACGGCGACCGTATCGACGCCACCGGCGTCCGTTACGCCTACGGGCGCGGCCGGGAGGTGCTGCGCGGGGTCGATCTGACCGTCCGTCCCGGTGAACGGATCGCCGTGGTCGGCCCGTCGGGCGCGGGCAAGACGACCCTCAGCAGGCTGATCGCGGGGATCGACAGTCCCAGCGCGGGCACGGTGACGGTGGGCGGGGTGCCGGTCGCCGGGCTGACGCCGGAGCGGTTGCGCCGCCAGGTGGTGCTGGTCACCCAGGAGCACCATGTGTTCCTGGGTACGGTCCGCGACAACCTGCTGATCGCCGAACCGGGTGCCACGGACGAGGAGTTGTGGCAGGCGCTGGCCACCGTGGACGCCGACGGCTGGGTGCGTGACCTGCCGGACGGGCTCGGCACCCGCCTCGGCGCGGGCGGCCTTCCCCGGGGTCCCGGTTCCTCGGGGCCGAAAGGCGCTTGCCTCACCGACGGCTCCCAGACCCAGCAACTGGCGCTGGCCCGGGTGGTGCTGGCCGATCCGCACACCCTCATCCTCGACGAGGCGACCGCGCTCCTCGATCCCACCACCGCCCGCCACACCGAGCGCGCGCTCGCCGCGGTCCTGGAGGGCCGTACGGTCATCGCCATCGCCCACCGTCTGCACACGGCCCACGACGCGGACCGGGTGGCGGTCATGGAGGACGGTCTCGTCACCGAACTGGGCTCCCACGAGGACCTGGTGGCGGCCGGCGGCGCCTATGCCGCCCTGTGGCGGACCTGGCACGGGGACGGCACCCCGAACTGA